A window of Mus musculus strain C57BL/6J chromosome 3, GRCm38.p6 C57BL/6J genomic DNA:
TGCCTCAGTTAACCACCCATGTAAGTCACCCATCACAGACGTATACTTCCATGGACTCTAGGTTCTGTCAAGTTAATAGAATCACCATTAGCCATTGTGCATTCTTGTAGATTTACAGGGAAATTCTGTTCATGTTTCTATAAATCCTACTCATCAAAGTATTGAAGGAACCTAGGCCTCGTCCCCATAGCTTTCATAGTTAAAATGCAATGAGAGAACATGTTCTGTTAGTTTTATTGAGCTTTGTAGTGTAGTATTGATTTTACCATTTAGGACAGTTCTTCCTCTAGAGCCTAACTTAAGGTCAATGTTAGCCTCTCAATCCCAATACAGGGCCTGAAGACACAGAAGGAAACAGTGTTTGCTCAGTGTCGGGCAGTGCTCTAAACTTCATGAGCTTCCTTAAACGGAAAGAATTCAGCAGATAGTTAAGATGCACGTAGTTAATTTACAGGTATAGAAATAGAAGGCTGTTTGGCCACTTTGCTAAGTGATTTGCTAAAATCGCAGCCCAGCTTCTCTCCCTTGATCCTGTGTCAACAGATGTGGGGTACATATTTTCAGTGTGTTTTGTGGCATAAATGTACAACCTTAACAAGTTTCTATTGCATTCAAGAATAGTGCCTTTATTATTTGTCCATGTATGACTAGCTTATTGTTcagaattgcaaaaaaaaaaaaaaaaaaaaagggagaggggaatgTTGGAATGAGCAATGAAGTAAAATGTAAAACAGTATGCGTGGTGGAAACATTGTTTTGTAGTGGCAGTAACTATGGCAATGAACACAACTGTAAGAAACCTTGAAATAAACTAATTATTTAAGCTGTATTGGACTAAGTCTTAAATTTCATACAAGGATTTGAAGCTATGAAGTCAAGCCTTGTGTGTTCTCTGACAGAAAAACTGCCAAGTGACAAGACCAGGCTTGAGGGGACACAGGGACCACGCATCAGCTCGCCATTAAATCCAGTGAGCACAGCGATAGTGCCCTGCCTTGTcttttgttggctttctctttggcCAGATGCTTCTCTCCAGTGAATCAAGCGTTACGTTCTAGAACTTCTGCAGTGGAAATTCCAAGACATTCCTTAGGCCTCAGCTTGAAATCAACCACTTCAGCAAACTGCTCGTCTTGATTCAGAGCCAGTGTTTGGCTTGCTGCATGTGTGGGTTTCACCCAGACTTCTGACTTTGGAAAATCTATGCTCCCTCCCCATTTGTTAATTAGCTTGTTTTCCCAACTGACAGGATCTTGTACATACTTCTGGGGAGCCTCCCTTTCTCCCTAACATTCTGATCTTCTCACACTGAGCCCCCCATACCCGTTAGTTACACAGGGACATCCCACCACTCGCCAGGCACTTGCCGTCCAGCCTTGCCTCCCCGAACTTCACTCTCTGTGGGTCACATGATGTTTTTCTTTGTGCTTGCCTTCAGTTTTTCTCTCAAGGTTTATTCCTCTTGCCACGTGTATTAGAGCTTCTTTTGAAAGCTGAGTAGTAATGTGACACCACATTTCCATCATGCCTTCATCTGAGATGTCTGTGGACACTTGAGTCACCTCCATCATAGATGCTATGATCAGTGTACAATTAACCCTTgtatctcttctctcctctttgatTAAACACCTGAAAGTAAAGTCTCCAGTCATGGTGACAATGCTTGTAAGTTTTGGACACCACTGTTAGGTTTCCATACATAGCAGCTGTGCACACTGCTTCAATTCTTCACCATCTCAGCCACTGCTGTTTTCCTGCTTCTTGGCAGTAGCCGTGCTCACAGGACAGTGCTGTCTCCTTGCTGCTGATGCTcctttcctgcctgcctgctcacCGCCTTGTTAGTAATACAGCCCATATTCCTAACCAGCATTAAGCCAATTgtgttttaaatgcattttataaacTTAGATCCGATTAATCTTGAATGTTTTATTGATTGAAAGAACCAGAGAGATCATCCAGATTCTTCATTTAAAATCCATCAGTGGTTTGAGAATTCATAAACAGCTTACACAAAGTCTTGCGCgcactcgactggccaggaagaacgacgctgcaacaggatccttctgcacacgtttattgggagagcttgattgtagaggcgaaaagacccccagcccagaactggtgctgcttttataggcctaggaggggcgtgtctcacacccggattggttatgcactaagcctcatttgcatgttcctcatctgattggctactctctctcagtaccttacagaacctcattatcatgcccaggccaggcagtgtctttgcaaaaaactttactgcatatgtacacattggttgtttgtccaatcttatgcgtggtggccagcagtagtcagtgccactcagcaacggcacatgtggcttcccacaacaaAGCCCCTCAGTGTCTCAAGGGCCTGGGATAACCCAAAATATAAGGACTTTTAATACGACCCAGAATCATGGAAATGCTAATTACCTTTAGCTGTGTCTacatgatttctttaaaaaaaaaaacttaagtagGTACTAATTTAGAGCTTTAACAATAAAATCTATATTTGATTCTTGGAtgaccataaaaaaataaatctacaaactaagaagaaataaaatggatGTGATATATAGTCTTAAGTTTGCTATCTTTCTCTTAGGACCCCTATATTTCCAATGTGATGCCTATGAAGAGAATAAttgaggtgctggagagatgctcagtggttaaaagcactcactGCTGTGACAGAgggcccaagttcaattcccagcacccacacggtggctcacaaccatccctaagtTCAGTTCTGGGgagtctgatgtcctcttctgacctgagAGCACTAAGCACTGATATGGTTTATATGCATATGCATCAGCTGGCTTCAGTCTCCatagctgtgataaaacatagccaaaagcagcctggggaggaaagggttgattttgcttacacttccacaccacagtccatcattgaagaaagTAAGGGCAGGAACCTACAGGCAGGAagcaatgcagaggccatggagtagtgctacttactggcttgctcctggtggcttcctcagcctgccttcttaagTACCCAAACCACCAGTTCAAGAGGGGCACTGCGCATaatggcctgggccctcccacatcagtcatcaatcaGGAAGAGACACCACAGGCTTATCCACAAGACAGTCtgatggggacattttctcaactaaggttCTCCTTCTAAATGACTAGTTTATGTCAAGATAGCATAAAACGCTTTTgcccataaaataaatcttagaaaacaaTGGCTAGGCTTTGACTGCTTCGAAAAAGTGATGTCTCCCTTTGGCTCTATCTCCTTATTCACAGCAGTGATCTGTTGCGTGCTATGATGAGCTCTTACTACAAAGAGAGCGTGCAGCTTCTGCATCTGAGGAAGTAACATCGCCCACTGAGTCAGCTaaagtttaatttcattttaaaaaaaaaacaacttgcgTGACTCCTATAGTGACTTTCCCTGTGTCTATACAGTACAGCCTGTAGTCAGTACCTTTcaaagatgggggtggggctggagagagaagagcagccactgctccttAGAGGATCTCAGTTTGCTGGGACCCCAGctcccacatcaggcagctctcaCCATGCTGGGACCCCAGCTCCTGCATTTCAGATGGCTTTTTCTGGTTTCCATGGCCACCTGCATATATGTGACAGACACTCAGATACACTGTCTGTCTGAAAACATTGACTGTTTGACTTTTAATTCTCAGCCATTTGTCACATAATGTTACGAGCAATCTAAAGGCATTGAACGGCCTTCCTAAAGCATCTAATTAAATTGTAACAGGAACTAGAGACCTCAAACTAGACCAGCGACTCATGCAGTCAAGATGTGCAAGTGGAGGTGTGTGGGCAGAGGGGAATGCTGTGGCCCACACTgtgtgtgacacactacagctcccATGACCAGATGCTCTTTGTGCTTCgctttgggggtgtgtgtgtgcccacacacgtgttttattctctttgagggagattgcaagggcagagggtggatACCAGGGGACAGAGATGCATGGTGTGAAACTCACAACGAATCAGTAAAAAGGTTTTAAGAAATGTCATTATCTTGTCATGCTCAATGTCAACCTACTGTCTCAGTCTATTCCAAATACAGCTGATGTTCCTCTGCCATTCAGTATACAGTTTATCTGCCTCGTTTTTATTATAAGGGGTACATTCCAAGACTCTTAGTGGGATTCACTAAGTGTAACCTAATTCTAGAGCATGTGTTAGCTGGTCACAAGCTTGTGCTTGTCTGTATTGTGGACAGCTCCTGAGTGACTAAGGAGTGGACAGCACATGTAACATGGATACCATGGACAAGCGGTTTCATGTCCTGTGCAGGGTGGCGTAGTATTTCAGCATGCTGCCAGAGCATACctaattttaaacatttgtttctggaattttgtgtttatattttcagGATGCATTTGGCCAGGATAACTGAAACCATTGATTACGGGGCATCTAAACTCTAGCATGGCTTCTCCTTGGTCTGGAGCTGTACCATCTTACTGcgctttggcttttttttttttttttttggtaaggagTTCTATACAGCTGCTTTGCTGCTTTACTCCAAGGTTTGCACTGTGTGCTTCTTCACAGTCCTGCCTGAGGTGAAACCCAGAGAAACACAAGCTTGACAAGGGTTGTCTTCCCTGAGCCTTATCTTCCAGCTCCATGAcgactttccaatttgtaaccttCCTGGTTTCCATTTTACAGCTGTATGCAGGAGCCATCCTTGAAGTCTGCGGATGAAAATTGGGGAGGTTCCCTCAAGTCCAAGGTATGTAGCAATCATTTACAGTCATCATTTATAAGAATAATTTTACTAAATATTCCCAGGAATATGGATTTTCAGGACATACTCTGTAACAGTATATATGAATGTTTTCCAATTCTTTTTTCAGGAGGTAGAGTCTTAGTAGGAATTGATACACACACTTTATTTGTTATAAACAAATACAACATATGAAAGTTAGATGTAAAATAAAGAGCATGAAATCATTCTTTTACTCCTGTTGGGTATAAATTTTAGGAAGGCTTTTCTTGTAGCAGATAGAAGTAGAATTCCTCTAGCACATTCTAATAGACTTCTTTACTGTCAGTTACAGAACATTGACCTAAGGCCTATGTAGCTTGACAAGCTACAAGAAGAGAATTAATTAACACAGAATTTAGAGTCATGCAATGTGTGTCATCACAGGGAATTTTAGTGATAATTATGTTTAAAAGGTAATTCTCAAAATCTGATCTTGCAGTTAGCCATCAAACCGTGATGGAGCCTCAGGTCTCCAGGAAGCCTGCCTTCACTAAGGGTTTCCTCTTATCCTTGCATGCTTGCCTTGAGAGTCAGCTTTATGATGTGCAGGGATGGTGGTACTTGAATTGACTCTTACCACTTGAAAAGCAGAACCAGGAaggtcactgtgagttcaaggccaccctggtctacaaaagtgagttctaggacagccaaaactacctgttgagaccatgtttcaaacacacaacaaacacacacacacagaggaacaaaagaaaatcaggCTTATGAAATGGAATCCTTTTCAAACAACTCCTTTTTGGTTGATAGGTCTCACAGTAGCCTTTTTAGTGGCTGGGTAGTTCCTGTGTGAGGTTGTAGAGTTGAGGTCACAGGTAGCTTTCCTTTTAAGTTGAAATACATATCTGTTCTTTTTGTACACCTAATCTGATTTGAGTTTTGACACAAATTCAAAGTCTTCAGCAcctatctcagcctcctgagtgcagagCTTACAGTGTTCATGCCTGGTGTGTAAGTTTGTGTAGCATCTCTCAGTTGCCCTTCATTACTACAAGATTTATCATGAAACTGCCTTAAAAGTACAAAGTAGGCTCCCTGATCTCAGGGGGAAAGTGGTGGCCACTAGTGTTTTCCTGGTATCCTAAAAGATAAGATATTAGATGTCTTCTTCCAgaatccaaaaaataaaaatctgcttAAAAGGTTCCTGTTGTTCCGTCCTTTTCCTGCTTCACCTGCTTCCTGTGCATctaacacacagcacacaacacGTGATTGTGATGTGCAGTGATCAACCCAGAGGGTACAGCAGATAACAAGGTCACTTCCAAATGCCAACCTTTATAAAAACTCACTGTCAGAATTTCGCCTGTAACTTGCAAAGCATCGTAAGACTTTCCTTACTCCTGACTGACCAGGcacttttttatgttttatatattttatattggtGGATTAAGTACATGACTGCATTCAGAGCAGAGAGCATTGGACTTGATAAACTGTCATTTTTATTCCTGGCTGACTGCGGGCTAACATCTGTTGCCTTTTTTAGCAGACTTTTTTGTCTGTGCCAAGGCTGGGGCTCAGGCCCTGCACATGCTGTGGCCACACTCTGTGGCTGAGCTGTGTCTTGCACCCCTCAGCACACAGTCAGCACGCAGTCAGTGTATCTGGTCAGTTTTCTTCCCATCCCAGCAGCTTTGACTGTTACTAAATGGCAGACTTTAGTAATGAATTGTTTGACATGAGAAAAGTCCTTTGGAaactttatttgttatttttcttttggtggggAGCTGGCAAGGTGGAGGGCAAGTACAGAGCTCAGGGAAATGGGTAGGATTGGGTGCCTGATGGGAAATTCATgaacaatcaaaacaaaaggttaaatttaaaaatatatatttatgctaaaaaaaagacattttatctTCAAGTTGATCTTTAAATTTTgagttctgggctggagagatggctcagtggttaagagcgccgactgctcttccagagttcctgagttcaattcccagcaaccacatggtggcttacaaccatctgtaatagggtttgtcttctggtgtgtctgaagagagcaatgtatatgtataaaataaataaataaatctttaagaaaatttttgagttctttagtTCCATTTTTTTACACATATTTTTGTCACTTCAACATAGTAAAATCTTTCTCTGAACTCAAAAGTGCATTTTACATATTAATTTAACAGCGTTTGGGCTGAGGTGCAGTTTAATAGTAGAATGGTAACCCAGACTGCCAGCCTGGGGTCATGCTGGGTTTCACCCCAGCTTCAGACAGGTGGGGtggacagagagaatgagaatattaacatttatttgtcttggtgctgggaactaagtCTTAACCCTGCAACATGGGTTTGtttgctctttttaaattttccttgcaCACAGCACTGCGTAGCATTTTCATACTGATGTAGAACATAGAGCACACCCAGCCCCGCCCTATGCCCTCTGCCCCTCCCAGTGCTCCCTTGGTTCCCCTCGACAGCTTTCCTTCTACTTCCGTGTCCTGTCCAGACTCAGTTATGTTTTACCTACAAAATCTAGGAACCAGAGTAAGCAAGCGAACAGTGTCTGTCTCCCTGAGGCAGGCCAACTAATCAATCCAGTTAATGtgattggtttttatttcttgGAGATCTAAGAAAGTCATAGCTTTCTTGTTCTTAAAAAGCTTATGCTGTCATATAGTCTGTGCAATGCAGCATATATATAAATTCTCAAATGATTGTTGAAAGCTTCATTTACTGCCTGTGACGCATGACTGGCCTGTTACAATGCTCTCCTCTTTCAGAATTACGCTTCTGGATATGTGCAGCACAAGAGAAAACTTGGTTGGATTGGTCATTAGTGATTCGTCATGGCATTCCCTTTAAGCCTGTTCACTCAGTCCAGCCATTAAAAGACATTTGAATGAATGGAACTATTAGATGTACTCATAGCTCTGCTGGGTGTATAGGGCAGATTTTAGATAGTCCGTTTGCCACAGTGGTTTCTTACACAGTTGAAAAGTGGCTTGAATAGCTGGGAGTGTTTTGCAGACTTTCAAATAAGATTAAGCAGTCCAGAGTAAGAAACAGTGTTTATTGGCCATATCACATCTTATTTTCCATCTACTTGGCTTTTCTCTTTATCTGTAAGatctctcttaatttttttttttcatttttactctTGAGTTTTGTTAATGGCAGTGCTTTGTTGCCCTGAAATTCCTATTTTTATGTAAACCTATCTAAAACATTTGCTTTAGGACCATGCaaagaagaattttatatttcacATTCATTGCGTTCTTTGTATTATAAACTTTGATAGTGTTCTAAGCCCTCCTTTTTAGTGTTCTAAGCCCTCCTTTTTAGTGTTCTAAGCCCTCCTTTTTAGTGTTCTAAGTCTCCTTTTTAGTGTTCTAAGCCTCCTTTTTAGTGTTCTAAGCCCTCCTTTTTAGTGTTCTAAGCCCCTCCTTTTTAGTGTTCTAAGCCCCTCCTTTTTAGTGTTCTAAGCCTCCTTTTTAGCCAGAGTCTTGGGAATTGGtttactgcctttttttttcctacactAGGTTAGAAATTTTATAAGGTGGGAATTATATGTTTCTGTATCTTTGCctttgctgtgtgccacatagaAAGTATCCAATAAATATCTTTGCAAATTTAAATTGTCATTTCATctgtaatatatttaaatatacgaCAATATAGGTCCTGTTTCTTTCTAAGTACTTGACAGTTCCCTCTGAATAACGCACACAGGCACATCCCTCCAGTGCACGTGTCCCTCCAGTGCACATCCCATCACTCCACTCTTACTTCTTTGCTTGGTACCTTCATCACATACAGCTATTCTGTTGGGATTTCTGATTTAATGTAACAGTTGTAGGATGCGGGGCATGCACTGGTAAACTGATCTCTCGTGTTCCTTTTGAACTGTTTGAGCTCTTCACAGCGAGCTTTGCCGTCATTCTGTCAAGCCCACAAACTGCCATTGAGATTTGGGCTGCTGGTTAATTTGAAACAGTGTCTTAAATGTTTAGATAGGGATGCCTCTACATCTATTATCTCTGTTTAAATTCCCTTGGTTTTCAAGTAGACATGTTTGCTTTATTTCATAGCAAGCTTGGATTTAGACATGACCcatttgtatatttttctcttttaagctTTTGTCAGAAGTGATAAACCCAAACTCTTCAGAGGTCTACAGATCAAGGTAAGGGGCCATGCTGGGGTCCTCACGAGAAAGCTGAAGTCACATGTTTCCCTAGACTGTGAGCCTGTGCTCCCACACTAAGTTTCTCACTATACCACGGTGGGTTGTACAGCAGAGTGAGTGTACATTGTCGGAAATTGAAAAAAGCACCATTTTGTGCTGCTTTAGAAATGCTATTTTGTGgcacattttcatttttcattataaGCTTGCTTTAGCCAAAATATGGAAGTGGCTAGATGGCTTTAAGCTTACAACTTCTTGCTGTTGGCAATAAATTGATCATTAATCTTTACCCACAGTTTTTGTCATGTGATATTTAAAATTAAGTCTGCTTTTAAAGACAGTCAGACAATGATTACAACCCTGAGCCTCAGCAAACACATTGCCTTCACATGGAACTGGTCACAAGTTGTAGCTGTGTTCTGAAGTAGCTGAGCCACATGCACACGCCCCAGCAGTCAGCTCCCATCTCTGACCtcagaagccaggcctggtgactGAGGGGAAGAAGCCGGTCTATGCTTAACGTTGCTGCATttggtttttggtcttttttctgGAGGGGGCAGTCAGGTgggttctgtttctgttttgtcaaatgctttttgtgtgtctgttgtgGTTCTTCTGTCTTCCCTGTTTATCGTAAGGGGGTGTACAAATTATTTCCAAGTGTTATTTATACCAGCCGTGCATGTGCTAAGCAGGCAGCAGTCCTAGTTCCTCACACCTTACTGGTTTGAGCCCACTAATAATTTTGTTAAGAAATTCAGTAACTGAATTATAGTCTAGCTAACTTAGTTGGAGGGTTGGACAAAGACTAActtagaataaatatttaaaactttagAAGTAGTTTATAGTAGCCTAATCAGAAATGTTTAGGCATTATTCTCAATATTGTTAGTATTGACTCGAGTCAAAACCCCACAAATAACTGGAAATAAGCAAAGGGCTTAGCACCTGCAAGGCTCTCGTACCACAGAAAGTAAGACGATGATAATACCAGAACTCACGTCATGCCTAGAGCTACAGCTTTAGAAACTGAAGCATGTGGGGACTAGAGAGTGGCTCCACAGTTAGGAGCACTCACTCTGCTGTTGCGGAGGACCCGGGCTCAGTTCATAACACCTGCATAGCCGCTCTCAtccacctgtaactgcagctccagggaattCAATGTCCTCCTCTGCCCTCCGGAAGCACTGCCCAGACATGGCATGCGCTCACCCATACactacacaaaataagtaaggccgggcagtgatggcacatgtctttaatcctagcacttgggaggcagaggcgggtggatatctgagtgaggccagcctggtctacagagttccaggatagccaggctatacagggaaaccctgtctggaaacccccatcccaccccccaaaaaaacaaaataattcagcaaCTATTTAGAAACAGAAGCATAGTAGCTGGAAGGGGCTTTAGGAACTTACTCATCATTACTGCGTTTTAGTTGTGTTACATAATTTGGAAACAGATTTGATCTCACTAAGTGTGTTCAGTTTATTGTAATACATTGTTCTGTATTGTCTGTCACTGCCGTTAAGTTTACTGGAACTGAGAGAGCCATATCCAACAATGGGCCTTAAGTCAGCTTAAATCTTCCCTGTACCAGCACATGCTCTTCTCTCTGAAGTAACATGGCGTTTTCTTCATTGTTGTCCTTTATGAAATCACATTTGGGTCTTTGCTGAAAAAGACTGTTGACTGTAATATGTGTAAAAACTTAAATTATTAGCACaattaatctagtattttgaTCTTGGGTAAGAGTGAAAATCCTCGTTCTAAGCAGACAGTGATGTTGCTATCTCTGGTCTTTGTAGTATGTTCGAGGCTCAGACCCTGTACTAAAGCTTTTGGACGACAACGGGAACATTGCTGAAGAACTAAGCATCCTCAAGTGGAACACAGACAGTGTGGAAGAGTTCCTGAGCGAGAAGTTGGAACGCATATAAACATGCTTAGTAGTTTTTATACTAATCAAATGAATTATCACAGCACCTAGACAATAACTTAGTTTTGCATGCTTACATTGGTCATCCTTTTTATGTACATCATTAATCTTCTGACAAGAAGCTGAAGTAGCACCACAGTCCATAATATATCAGGATCTGGCAAGCTTAAGGAACCCAGCTCTTAGAAATTTCTCTTCTTCTACACTTGTTGCTCTCACCAGTGAAACGCTTTGTAAGGAGGCATCTGGGTAATTATGCAAATAAGTTTGTGATAATTGCTCC
This region includes:
- the Selenof gene encoding selenoprotein F precursor (UGA stop codon recoded as selenocysteine), with protein sequence MAAGQGGWLRPALGLRLLLATAFQAASALGAEFASEACRELGFSSNLLCSSCDLLGQFNLLPLDPVCRGCCQEEAQFETKKLYAGAILEVCGUKLGRFPQVQAFVRSDKPKLFRGLQIKYVRGSDPVLKLLDDNGNIAEELSILKWNTDSVEEFLSEKLERI